In Candidatus Babeliales bacterium, a genomic segment contains:
- a CDS encoding septation protein SpoVG family protein — translation MHKKISEIQIIPIKASDGLIGFTSFVFDDSLYLGGVGIYTRPQGGIRLTYPTRTHSSGSINVFHPINKVVADEIEFAVEEKFKEVVIG, via the coding sequence GTGCACAAGAAGATAAGTGAAATTCAAATAATTCCGATTAAGGCAAGTGACGGTCTTATAGGATTTACGAGCTTTGTCTTTGATGACAGCCTTTATTTGGGAGGGGTTGGTATTTATACGCGTCCACAAGGCGGCATACGGTTAACGTATCCAACGCGCACCCATTCTTCTGGAAGCATAAATGTGTTTCATCCAATCAATAAAGTTGTTGCTGATGAAATTGAGTTCGCTGTGGAAGAAAAGTTTAAAGAAGTAGTAATCGGTTAA